One Lampris incognitus isolate fLamInc1 chromosome 18, fLamInc1.hap2, whole genome shotgun sequence genomic region harbors:
- the neu1 gene encoding sialidase-1, whose translation MAERSGSYLGMRRRLHRITFTLLLQLVLLLPDVCTYNGQIDPLLYEELLLWVSGAAGEVSTYRVPLLTFTPKGNLLAFAEARKSSACDTGAKFIAMRRSIDKGATWSPTSFIIDDGSKADGLNLGSVVVDEETGSVILVYSMCFHLYQCSTSSTMMVESKDDGLSWSTPKNLSVQLGVKSFAPGPGFGIQKRYNPAKGRLVVCGHGTLEGNGVFCILSDDHGKNWYNGAALKSIPYNQKKKPQDFNPDECQPVEMMDGSILINVRNQNNYHCQCRMVVRSLDGGESLPMEELFFDYTLVDPAVAAATLQKEGVLYFVNPANAQHRINLTLRWSLTNGTSWENNAVQLWAGPSGYSCMTSLDSDFAEDRKYIFVVYEKGHKDYDETISFAKIHLYGGR comes from the exons ATGGCTGAGCGAAGCGGATCATATTTGGGAATGAGACGCCGGCTTCATAGAATTACCTTTACGTTGCTTCTGCAGCTCGTGTTACTGCTTCCCGATGTGTGCACCTACAATGGCCAG ATTGATCCTCTATTGTATGAAGAGCTACTGCTGTGGGTGAGTGGAGCTGCAGGGGAGGTGAGCACTTACCGGGTTCCCCTGCTCACCTTTACCCCTAAAGGAAACCTGCTCGCCTTTGCTGAGGCCAGGAAGAGCTCTGCTTGTGACACTGGAGCAAAGTTCATCGCAATGCGACGATCTATAGACAAAG GAGCGACCTGGTCCCCCACTTCCTTTATTATAGATGACGGATCAAAAGCGGATGGCCTGAACCTTGGCTCGGTGGTAGTGGATGAGGAGACGGGCTCAGTCATACTGGTCTACTCCATGTGTTTCCACCTCTACCAGTGCTCTACATCAAGTACCATGATGGTGGAAAGCAAGGATgatggcctcagctggagcaccCCTAAGAACCTCTCTGTCCAGCTTGGAGTAAAGAGCTTTGCCCCTGGGCCAGGCTTTGGCATCCAG AAGCGCTACAACCCGGCAAAGGGGAGGCTGGTGGTGTGTGGGCATGGAACATTGGAGGGGAATGGAGTTTTCTGCATCCTGAGTGATGACCATGGAAAAAACTGGTACAATGGTGCAGCACTGAAAAGTATCCCTTACAACCAGAAGAAGAAACCACAAGACTTCAACCCTGATGAGTGTCAG CCTGTTGAGATGATGGATGGCAGTATTCTCATCAACGTGCGGAACCAGAACAACTACCATTGCCAGTGTCGCATGGTGGTCCGCAGCCTTGACGGGGGAGAGTCCCTGCCCATGGAAGAGCTCTTCTTTGACTACACGTTGGTGGACCCTGCAGTAGCAGCTGCTACTTTGCAGAAAGAGGGAGTGCTCTACTTCGTCAATCCAGCAAATGCTCAACACA GAATCAACTTGACTCTACGTTGGTCTCTGACTAATGGCACATCTTGGGAGAACAATGCTGTCCAGCTATGGGCAGGGCCAAGCGGCTATTCCTGCATGACATCATTGGATAGCGATTTCGCCGAAGATAGAAAATACATCTTTGTCGTCTATGAGAAGGGCCATAAGGACTATGATGAGACTATCTCATTTGCAAAGATCCATCTTTATGGTGGTCGGTAG
- the LOC130128516 gene encoding 40S ribosomal protein S27, producing the protein MPLAKDLLHPSPEEEKRRHKKKRLVQSPNSYFMDVKCPGCYKITTVFSHAQTVVLCVGCSTVLCQPTGGKARLTEGCSFRRKQH; encoded by the exons ATGCCA CTCGCAAAAGACTTGCTGCACCCATCCcctgaggaggagaagaggaggcacAAGAAGAAGCGTCTCGTTCAGAGTCCCAACTCTTATTTCATGGACGTGAAATGTCCAG GATGCTACAAGATTACGACCGTGTTCAGCCATGCCCAGACAGTCGTACTGTGTGTGGGCTGCTCAACAGTCCTCTGTCAGCCCACTGGAGGCAAAGCACGTCTCACAGAGG GGTGCTCATTCAGGAGAAAGCAGCactag
- the LOC130128738 gene encoding small conductance calcium-activated potassium channel protein 1-like — translation MEPSPSMNLSMVDGDEAEDQCPLLPARMVLPPQTCAPHCGIHHTTAQTGGDHTVWLDRTQAMATTPMYNGYLYISPSPHSHKRGDKAKGKEARKDKKNEKKSVGGRQDPGHKDRNQPCQAKKTATHRHQESVTSFTDIPMAPCGSPYKVPCRSHVDLKDTESKEEVGDGRCLRSGSVSVEMQNPLSLPEIIITTKDDDVESQSYSEMPQFHQDLGLSEGKGLLPGAECTGLNPDLSPSPSPETKDDIKDDQYWKTHNIGWRLLHRRALFERRQWLNDCALAVGVFGVVVMVMETELSWSVYSKSSIYSLALKSVISLSTVILLGLIIAYHCCEVQLYIHDSGAEDWRIAMTSERVALIALELAAVAVHPYPVGLLSYFQKISRSSSLSETELEIMLALPMFLRLYLLGRAMMLHSRLFTDTASRSIGALNKIHFNTRFVGKTLMTTYPGTVLMIFSVSLWIVAAWGLHVCERHHNYKDLSSNYMEALWMVSVTFLSIGYGDVVPHTYCGRSICLLTGIMGAGCTVLVVAVVARKLELTRAEKHVHNFMMDSHISKRIKIAAANVLRETWLIYKHTKLSRERDHTRVRMHQRKLLLAIQQLRSMKMEKRKLADQANTLVDLCKMQNLMYDVLSEVQSCRGELDAHIHGLEKNVAELREGFRSLMPLLSNTLSTQNSSIRHLLREREVQAETTNMNGGDG, via the exons ATGGAGCCCTCCCCCTCTATGAACTTGTCAATGGTGGATGGAGATGAGGCGGAAGACCAGTGTCCCCTCCTCCCGGCCCGAATGGTACTTCCACCTCAAACCTGTGCTCCCCACTGTGGTATACACCATACTACAGCCCAAACAGGTGGGGATCACACAGTCTGGCTTGACCGGACCCAAGCCATGGCTACCACACCTATGTACAACGGCTACCTCTATATTTCGCCCTCGCCCCATTCCCATAAGAGGGGAGATAAAGCAAAGGGCAAGGAAGCCCGCAAAGACAAGAAAAATGAGAAAAAGTCAGTTGGAGGTCGACAGGACCCGGGCCACAAGGACCGCAACCAGCCATGTCAAGCCAAAAAGACAGCAACTCATAGACACCAGGAGAGTGTCACCTCCTTCACCGACATCCCCATGGCTCCTTGTGGCTCACCCTACAAGGTTCCCTGCAGATCCCACGTTGACCTTAAGGACACAGAGAGCAAAGAGGAGGTTGGCGATGGCAGGTGTTTGAGGTCGGGTAGCGTTTCTGTGGAGATGCAAAACCCTCTGAGTCTCCCGgagatcatcatcaccaccaaagACGATGACGTCGAGTCGCAGAGCTACAGCGAGATGCCCCAGTTTCACCAAGACCTTGGCCTGTCTGAGGGCAAGGGTCTTCTACCTGGAGCTGAGTGCACCGGTCTGAACCCTGATCTCAGCCCAAGCCCAAGTCCAGAAACAAAAGACGACATCAAAGACGACCAGTACTGGAAGACCCACAACATCGGTTGGCGGCTGCTCCACAGGAGGGCCCTGTTTGAGAGGAGGCAGTGGCTGAACGACTGTGCCCTGGCGGTGGGCGTGTTTggagtggtggtgatggtgatggagaCAGAGCTATCCTGGAGCGTCTACAGCAAG AGCTCCATCTATTCCCTTGCCCTAAAGTCTGTGATCAGCTTGTCTACGGTCATCTTGCTTGGTCTCATCATTGCATACCACTGCTGCGAGGTGCAG CTATACATTCATGACAGTGGTGCGGAAGACTGGCGGATTGCCATGACATCTGAACGCGTGGCCCTGATTGCCCTGGAGCTGGCAGCGGTGGCGGTCCATCCGTACCCGGTGGGTCTGCTCAGCTACTTCCAGAAGATCTCGAGGTCCTCGTCGCTCTCGGAGACGGAGCTGGAGATCATGCTGGCACTGCCCATGTTCCTGAGGCTGTACCTGCTGGGCCGGGCTATGATGCTGCACAGTCGGCTCttcactgacacagcatcacgcaGCATTGGAGCACTCAACAAG ATACACTTCAACACACGTTTTGTGGGGAAAACGCTAATGACAACCTACCCCGGGACCGTCCTGATGATTTTCAGTGTTTCCCTGTGGATCGTGGCAGCTTGGGGCTTACACGTTTGTGAGAG ACACCACAACTACAAGGACCTGAGCAGCAACTACATGGAGGCCTTGTGGATGGTGTCTGTCACCTTCTTGTCCATTGGCTACGGGGACGTCGTGCCTCACACCTACTGTGGTCGGAGCATCTGTCTGCTCACAGGAATAATG ggagcagGTTGCACAGTGTTGGTTGTGGCTGTGGTTGCCAGGAAACTGGAGCTGACTCGGGCAGAGAAACATGTCCACAACTTTATGATGGACTCCCACATCTCTAAGAGG ATAAAAATTGCAGCAGCAAACGTGCTGAGGGAGACTTGGCTTATCTACAAACATACTAAGCTGTCAAGGGAACGAGACCACACCAGAGTCCGCATGCATCAGCGGAAGCTGCTGTTGGCTATCCAGCA GCTGCGTAGCATGAAGATGGAGAAGAGAAAACTGGCAGACCAGGCCAACACATTAGTTGACCTCTGCAAG ATGCAGAACCTGATGTACGACGTGCTGTCAGAGGTGCAGAGCTGCCGAGGCGAACTGGACGCCCACATACACGGCCTTGAGAAAAACGTAGCAGAGCTGAGGGAGGGCTTTAGGAGCCTGATGCCGCTGCTCTCCAATACCTTGTCCACACAGAACTCCTCCATCCGCCACCTcctcagagagagggaggtgcaGGCGGAGACTACAAATATGAACGGGGGTGACGGGTAG